AGTCCTCTGTGCTTTACAAGGAGTACACAGCCTGGTGTGAGGAGAACCATGAGAGGCCCAAGAGCAACAGAAATTTCAGCATAATGCTGAAGGAGTCAGGGATGGATAAGGTGAGGCAGAGCGTCGGGATATTCTGGCTTGGGATAAAGATAAGGAAGGAGAAGCCGTATCAGGGGTGTTAGAGGGTGAAAGTTCATCCTTTTGGTTGATATACAAATAACTGTAGACGCATCATTATGTGAGAAAAGAGATAAAGGTGTATTCTATGAAAAAACTAATGATTCTATTATGCCTATCAATTATCCTATTTGCCGGTTGTGATATTCTGACTCCACCACAGGTGGAATATGAGATTTCTGGAACGGCCACAAGTGTGAATATCACCTATTCCAATGCCAGTGAAGGGACATCTCAGGTAAGCGATGTGAGTGTGCCCTGGACATACAGTTTTGAATCAACGACAGGAAACTTCCTTTACGTCTCAGCCCAAAATCAAAATGACAGTGGATCCTTAACCGCCACCATTTATGTTGATGGTGATGTTTATAAGACATCAACCAGTTCGGGAGCCTATGTTATTGCAACTGCTTCAGGATCTGCTCCCTGATGGACTAATAAATTTTATTTATTATTATCTATTATTATTGATTAGGCCTTGGTAGAAGATCAGCCCTATTTTGTTTCAATCATTGTTCATATGTGATCCAGCTATATGAAATATCAAATCAAGAAATCTGACATTAGTCATATAGTTACATCAGAATTACTGCTGATATCCGGCCTTCTGATTATTATGAAGATATGCATAATTTTTTTGTTGGTCGTTTGGTGGATATTCTGTAGAATTAAGTATTCTGCAGGAGATGGCTGTTAGTAGACATGGGATGTAAAAGCCCGCCCTTCTGTTTAGTCCGGCCATCATCCGAACCATTAACATGGGAACATAGATTATATGTATTCCCGAATAGATGTCTGGATCCGAATGATACCGACAAGGGATTTGCAGAAACAATTACTGGAGGTGGAATATGAGTTGTTTAGCCATTGATCTTCACACCGATTGTTTTACTGTTGCTTTTAGGAGCAAAGTTGATGGAAAGTCAGGAAAGTTGATTAAGAAGTATTTCTTGAATGAGAAATCACTTCCTAATTTTGCTAAGACTTTATCGACAAATGATTATGTTGCCATTGAGGCAACGACGAACGCTTTCTGGTTTCATGATAAGATTTCACCCTATGTAAAGAGTGTTATTATCCTTGATACGAACAAAATCAATTTTAGCGGAAACAAGACAGATAATAATGATGCCAGAAGATTACTAGATGTCCTTGAATATTTTGTATCTGTAAAGGGTATTAGTGAAATACCCCGGGTGTTTGTACCCAATATTCATATTAGAGAGCTTCGAGAATTATTCACAAGCTATAAACTACAGAAAAAGATTATTACACAACTAACTAATCGAATACACAGTATACTCAAGCAGCATGGGCATCCCATAACCAGAGCATCTTTGAAAACAGTGAGAGGTAAGAATAGGGCAGTAACTCTAATCGACAATGATATCAGTAGAATAGAAATAAAACGTCTAATCAATCAATTTGAAGATGCTCAAAAGGACGTGGAAATAATAGTTCAGTTGATGGCAGGACTCGGAAAGAAATATTTTCAGGATGATATTGAAAGGCTTATGACCATTCCTGGGTTTAGTTTTCTATCAGCTATGGCACTAATTGCAGATGTGGCTGATATAAGACGGTTCCCATCAGTTAAAAAATTCTGTTCCTATCTACGTACAGCACCAAAAATTACAGAATCAAATAATACGACACATCTTGGTAAAGTTAATAAATGTTCCAGAAATCTGACGGTCTCATTACTGACTCAATCGGTTTCACATTTTAGAGAGAGTTCTCCCTATTTTGGAGAATTCTATGACCGGTTAAAATCTGGGAAAAGTTATGGTAAAACAAGGATGGCTTTAATCCGGAAAATATTGGTATGTGCATATTATATGTTGAAGAGAAAAGAAAATTTCAAATGGTCAGATAAGTCAAATATGGAGAGAAAGACAAAGCTATTTTACAGTTGTGCAGAGAAATCTGTGATTAATTTATTAGATTCAGCATAGTAGCTTTACTTATTCTTCATAGATGTCTACATATAATTTCATAGTATCTCACCCATTCTTGCAAATAAATAATTCATTTGGCATATAGACTATTTAGCCATACAATAAAGAATAGAAATTCATTAATAGAGGGTTGCTATGAGGAAATCTATTCACGTACTGTTTTTCTTTGTTACAGTTAATTGCTTCGCAAGTAATATCGCTTTAACTGTCCTTGATTTTGAGGTCCAATCAAATAATGATAAACATGAATATCTCGGTAAAGGATTTGCTGAATTCCTTTCATTTGATTTATCCAGAGAGAAGAAAATTACACTTATTGAGAGAGATAAAAGAAATGACATAATAGATGAGTTAAAATTCGGATTATCTGGATTAGCTGATGAAAGTAGTTTAGCAGAGCTCGGAATGATGCTCCAATCAGACTATATCATTGCTGGTGAAATATTTGATATGGGAGAAATTCTTGTAGTTTCAAGTCGATTGATTGATCTTGAAAGTGGTGTTGTTAAAGCTCAGGCTCAAGCCGAAGGTTCCATGGCAGAATATAAATCAATCACTCAAAGCTTAACCCTTCAAATATTAGATTCATTGAAGATCTCAGGTGTTGTCCTCCCAGAAATAAAGTCTAGTAAAGATGATGATGTTGTATTAACAACATTCTCGGAAGCTGTTGATGCTTATGATGAAGGAGATGATGATCTTGCAAGAGAGAAACTTGATGAAGCAACGAAAATTGATAGTGATAATAAAGCTGTTAAGAAACTAGCAAATAAACTGAACGTAATAACTCCAAAATTCCAGTTTGAAGATCCTTATTGGCAAAGTCCGTACAATCCTGCACTTTCATCAATGCTTGAATCGG
The sequence above is drawn from the Oceanispirochaeta sp. M1 genome and encodes:
- a CDS encoding IS110 family transposase, with product MSCLAIDLHTDCFTVAFRSKVDGKSGKLIKKYFLNEKSLPNFAKTLSTNDYVAIEATTNAFWFHDKISPYVKSVIILDTNKINFSGNKTDNNDARRLLDVLEYFVSVKGISEIPRVFVPNIHIRELRELFTSYKLQKKIITQLTNRIHSILKQHGHPITRASLKTVRGKNRAVTLIDNDISRIEIKRLINQFEDAQKDVEIIVQLMAGLGKKYFQDDIERLMTIPGFSFLSAMALIADVADIRRFPSVKKFCSYLRTAPKITESNNTTHLGKVNKCSRNLTVSLLTQSVSHFRESSPYFGEFYDRLKSGKSYGKTRMALIRKILVCAYYMLKRKENFKWSDKSNMERKTKLFYSCAEKSVINLLDSA
- a CDS encoding MmpS family transport accessory protein codes for the protein MKKLMILLCLSIILFAGCDILTPPQVEYEISGTATSVNITYSNASEGTSQVSDVSVPWTYSFESTTGNFLYVSAQNQNDSGSLTATIYVDGDVYKTSTSSGAYVIATASGSAP